The genomic region AAACCTATATAAATTACcctataatattatataatatttaatataaatatataagtacTAAATCAAATTGTCCTTTGTTTAAAGGATTgctatttcctttttttttttgtctaaatccATGTTCAaggcttaatatttttatccagcATGGGGACATATAGGTGATCCAAAATCAATCATAActgaaaactatataaaaatattgttgatttcagaaactcatatttgtttataaatccaacaactcaaaatattttttcgaTATTATTGACAATGTAGGAAGATGTGAGTTTAAGTGTGTTAGTTAATGTGcgtttatcctcttatttaagaattgaaaaatattatgagTAAGTTTagacattatatcaaaaataagttttaaatttagcttaaatgCAAAATTAGCCCTCAAACTATGTTGTTTTTCTCTTAAAtagttaaagtttttttaattaaagtggaACATAAACTATCAAATTTGTCtcattttattctaaaatataataacaaccAATAAGAACGTAACACATGGTATGTTCTTATTGGATGCCATACTTTTGGATAAAATAAGAcaaatttaatagtttaaataccacttttattgaaaaataattttgatacttaagtagaaaaaaaaaaaagagtcaggGACATAGCGAAAGGGTAGGTAGAGGTCTTGGCCTCCCttgattcaataaaaaaaagtatgttTTATAGCCCCTCCCTAAAATTATaagattcaatttaatcctttttaacttttgattaaatggaaaaaaaattatattttaatccttttgaaaaattagtaatttaatttatgtatttttaatacaaactttttaactttattCTTTCAGTTTTATAATCTTATCTCGAAACAAAGTATCAATTTTGTAGGGTAAGCATTTAAATTCCAATatccaaatttttaattaaaaaattatcccatctcataattaaacttataataattaataggtTCCTTAAAATGTGGAGGTCTAAAATTCGAAAGGTACTCCCCATTTACCTCCCATACGTATCTAAATGGAAAACAATATATAGAGATGAAAGTCAATTCTGAAATACATGTACTCTTTGAAAAACtttctttgttgttgtttttccaCCGAGTTTACTATAATTGGAATTCAATAAAGCATCCAAATTTCAAAGTCTAAGACTTATCAAAATACAATTGTATTTGATTAATTTGCaagttatttaaaatgtatCATCAATCATCCCTTCTTTTAATCTTATCATGTTTATCCAATTGATACAATTATCTTCTGAATCTAATTTTTAGTTGCAGATAAATACATAATTCCCAGAAACCAGCGTTATGATTAGTGTTGGGAGGAGTCATGTTGTTGAACTAGAATGACGAGTTCatccttattttatttgaaggagatttcatttttttctaacaTTATTAGAATTTTCCAGTAAGACAAGATTCAGGGCGTTTGAAAATCAAAGGAGAGGCAAAATTTTGGCCTTGGATTGTTACGCGCAAACATGACGAAAATATTATAGAATTGTGATATTGAAGGCTCTCAATTCCCAAAGTCTGCTAATCCACTTGCAAGAGCTTCTCTGTTACACTTTCATTTGGTCAGATCATtaattctcttttatttctattagTTTTTGTGTTAGTTGTTTTATGATTATATTGTATATAAATTagaactattaaattcatttactAGTTACTATAACAGTTAATTTCATAGTTAAATTAGATGTCATATTTTATGTGGcgtaatttaaaatgataatgttaaagaaaaaatggatgttgtaaaaatttaattttgatgttttcaaagtttttataAAAAGTGATGTGgcaatgttttacttttctttaaaagtttcactttaaattatgtcacaaaattttatgttttatttaaccgttaaattaataattttaatagtgaaAGGACTTGAATTTGGAGATGGTAACTAGAATGTTTTGAAGCTTAAGTGACCAACATAAAATAAGAGTGATTAAGATCTGTGGTGCaattaacttataaattattttaattgggTAATTGTTCTACAAACGAATATCATTCtaactaaaagaaaattgaaagacaGAAAGACATTGTTATCAATGGTTGAAAGAAACTTTATAATCATGACACGAGAATGCCAAAattgaatctaaaattttcttaaaagattatcaaatatttttaataccatatttgaaCTAAAACTCGAACAGATATTTAATTAAGTATAAGTCGTGGAGtataatatttgtataaaatttaaaaaaaattgggtcaAAGCATGCTGCTCCTAGAGATATTTATTGCATTGATTAAGaggttttattttagtatttatatattttaattcattttgatatttgaatttatatttatttctgaatttaaattagtttaatgatattaatataataattaataggtTGAAAAACTGGAGTATctaaatggaaattaatatatagAGATGAAATTCAATACTCAAATACATGTGCTCTTTGaaaaacctttctttttttgttgttggtttttttcccttcttaTATGGGTTTACTATAATTGGAATTCAATTAAGCATCCAAATTTCAAAGTCTAAGACTTATCAAAGTACAATCGAGTGTAATTGTATTGGATTAATTTGCAAGCTATTTAAAATGGATCATCAATAAATTTTGTATGTTAGCATGATGGTTAACCGCTTCTGGTATAGTTTGGGTTTGATTCATATTAGTTGTATTGTTGTTAGGGCTTTGCTCTCTTattgtaatttacccaaaaaatgGATCATCAATTAGTCATTAGTCGTTGAGTTTAGTTCAAatgatttggatttttttttggatttctCAAATCCTActtgataatttaaatatatttctcaaATCTTTCTATACATTTGGAcatgagttttaaatatattttaacaaaacaagcattgttttatgattttttatattatttagtgaagttttaaaattttttcataaatatttctataaGAATTAGATTTTCaagtaattatttataaattaaataaaaatagaattcaaTTCGACTCGGTaattatagtttattttattttttattttataaatcatcTAAATACATCGGTTTAGATTGGTTTTTTCAATCCTAATTAACCAATGAGACCTTGATATTGTTGGCAAAGATTGACTTAGAGTTCTTGAGTACTTAAAAGTTCGAGTCTTACAATACACAATTACTTTGTGTGAGTTTCGAGTTTCACTATGTGCAATTaccatatataaatttttatctatgtttaatttttttcattgatttaaaatttgtattgattttattttattttcaatcaacACCTTTTGTAATCTATTCTTCTTTACTCAGATTATGATTTTTGTtggtgaaaagaaaatttaaaatatataatctgAAACCgttagaaattgaattataatattattattttctacatAAATTTTGGTGACCatcatttcatatattttctagttagatgattttataaaggttatatttatgatttaaaatttaattatattttataagtattaattttaattctagttattcaaattatattatttataattgaattatgaatATGATTATTGTACTTGtaatttattagaataatatcaaattaactCTAAATCAGAAGATTTACTAACtactttcttttttatctttaattgatAGTGCATATTTAGAGTCACTATCAATCTATAATGTaacatttgatttttcttttcttggaaaaattttgtgaatctcaattacaattaaaatatatgtgaaaaagCCACTagcatgaaagaaaaataaaaagaaaaatcgtctacttatataataaatgtaattGTGAATCtcaattacaattaaaaagcttatttaatactTCTGATAAAAAATACAGAAAGAAGAGATGTGGTATAGTACCTAAATCATCCTCTTTTTAttgtaatgaaaaaaaaaattgtgcttcttctatatttaatagcaattttttcttttacttcaaTTAGAGTTAATTTGAGCAAATTCAAGAGATTTTTTGCCGTCATGTGCGTTTCCGAAAAAGCTATTCATGTAATTTGAAAACACAAATTCTCTATAACGAGCCACTCCATCTTTCTTGACCACTTGAGGCAATGGTGCAACCTTTTGAGTTGGTAGTGGGCTTGTGAATATTGGTATCGACACTCTTGATTTTGTACTTGTCGTGCGGACTCTATGTTCAGCACTTTTGTACCTTCCATTACTCCATATCTgaattgaaacaaatttaaaacaataattaggAATTAGATTAAAGCATACTACCGTGTAAGTTACAAAttcttgaaattgaaagaaagtaTGAAAGTAAGTTTTAATTTGCACCTGTAACATATCGCCAACATTAATGACTAAAGCACCGGGAATAGGAGGAATCTCTACCCATTCCCCTTTCTTTTCCATGTCTACATCTTCCGGAACCTTTACATATAAGCCACCAATTCCATCTTGTAGTAAGATTGTAAGAGTACCCATATCAGAATGACGTCCTACACCAACTGTGAGTTCAGGATTAGGACATGTCGGATAAAAGTTCATGTTAACCATCTTCTTTCCGATGAATGCATCAATTTTAGAGTCATCTAGTTCCTCTCCAAGATTTCCCAACAAAGCTTCGAGCAAATTCCTCACCATCTCATGTGATGTCTTCAAAAATTGAAGAGCAACATCCCTACAAAGAGAATATTGATATTTACAACAATCTATCTTAATTAGGTTTCAAAACGGCaagggaaagggaaaagaaaatgcAGAGTATATATAGTTCATTACCTGCACTCTATAGGCCACTGTTGAAGAGCTTCATCATCATTGGTGTAAGCCATGCTAATATAGTCTTTCCATTCCAATGCTCTCTCCTTCTCAGGCACAAAACTCGTACCATACTTCACCAATGGTGATGGGCTCACCTCTTTGCGATAAACAGCCTTTCTCTCAGCGGGCAAGCTAAAGAAGTTATGTGCAGTTTGCTTAAGGGAGTCAAGTAGTTGTACGGGAACTCCATGGTTGACAACTTGGAAGAATCCAAGTGTCTCAGAAGCTCTAACAATTTGATTGACCACTTCATCATGGTCAGGGCCATCGAGCTTCGACAAATCAATCGGTGGAATCTCACATTTGCTTGCACTTTTCTTATCAATTTGCTCAGCGTGTGGTTGAATGTAAGCCTGGGGCACCTTTGATATGCCGGAATCCACTATTCCTTTGACGCCATTTCCATCTCGAACAACAAAGTTAAAAAGGGAGCTCTCATTATCGAAAGTAGGAGCCATTTGGGTGTAAATGCAAGTATTTTTGTATGCGGTGAGGGGtttgattgaaatgaaattGTGTGGTGGATGGACCAAAGGGAATGGGGTGTATTTATAAAGCATGGATGGGTGATGATTTtacaagtaataaaaatataatttttctgtTGACCCTTATGATGGTCAATAGTTTAGAAATTTTCAACAGAAGGAAACGGGCGTTTAGATACAACACTTtgttttttgaagaaattgatcaatctaataatacaatttaaaacatattacaaTAACTACTTTTGAAAGTGTCTAgattaatgtttaaaataattaatttttatttaaaattttgacgcTATGCTTGTTTGaaaacaatccaaaaaaaaGAGTCTTCATgcattaattattcataattttaagtcacaatttaatcaatttgtgtgttattactttttttatctgcattatatatattatttctgaTATGCCTCTTTCATTGCTTACGAGATGCATTTATTTACGTGGGTGTGAAAAGTGTCTTTTGTAGAATTTTGTTggataatattttcttatagaaATTTCAacgattttctaaaattattttagtattataaaacttctaaactttaaataaataagtaatactaatatattataatttagaaCATACAAATACACGTGATAAATGCATAATAtggataattaatattagtaAATTGtgatttcttattattttcggATTTAGCGAATGCCATAATTTCGTTGAAAATTATACAAgcgttgaattttaaaatttgactttattaataaaatatttaaaccaagtttCAAGGAAATTGGGAAATTTCAAAACAGATTCGAGAAGTTTGGAGAAAAAATTCATATAGCTgctttaattttgagatttgggaTAAGACATTGCCTCTCCATAGAAACAAAATATCACTTGAAACATGGGATATAGTAAATGGGTGGGTTTTCCTACTGGCACAAGTATTTGTATAAATAAGTTCATATTTTTCTCCAAAAGTAATGGTGGTAATAGTCATCTGTTCCGTTTTCTTTGAAAGGGGTGGTAGTGTTGTTAATAGTAATAGGTTTTTGTGTTTCTTAACTGATTTCGGGATTTAAAAGAGTTTAGGCCAATGTGATAAATATTTGTTTAGTTTCGAGACTGGTAATTTTGTGCATCACCATTGTTGTAGTCTTTTGGGGACCtcttaacattattattaaccGAAGTTATGGTCAGCGCAATTTGATGGTAATGAGACTAGGGTGCAACTATTAACAATTGATCACGGTTGTGCATCCTTACTAGCTTTTTGGTACTCCCATGTACATCTTTCCTCCGTTGGGCTTCTATGATAGCTGCAACATGCAACTTTAGAACAACAGGAACAGACAATTCTGAATGCCATTGGTCCGCGTCTATCTCTCCTACACTAGGCCTTTATGGAAGAGGGGTGAGTGGCACACCGGGTAATTCCAGTGTGTTGCTTACCACATAGTGTCTTAGAGGGAATTTggattttctattaaaatattatttttcttttttttttattcaaatagaatttttgaaatttttcactatataaaataattatgggaaGTCGAAAAATATATACTCATACATACGTATACATGGTTACTTTATCAAAATCTAGGGTTTATTAGCTacaaataaattctaaattttgtaaGCACTTGAGTTTTTTGGTTTTGATAATTATAGAGAAAAGTTTTCTCACTggcaaattaaattttaacaactaTTAGATTTTAGCAACTAAGAGTACGACAATAGCGAAGAAGATCGTTTGGTAAAAAGTTCAGTGATCGAGAAATTTTACTACATCAAAACAAAAAGTAGtaaatttggtgaaattatTATCATAGATAATACAAAGAAGGtttgattttacaaaaaaaaaaaaaattaactttccGCTACAAAACTCCTTTTTGTTACTAATTGTTCAACATTTCCTTCACTATCAATAAGCTTACTCAGTTCATGCACTGTCTGACAAACATTCATTGGCATGCACTAAAGCGCTTGCTTTAGTACCTCAAACAAACTGCAACGTATGCATTACTTCTTGTTAAAGAAAATGGTTATCGTCTGGTTATCGTCTGCCTATCGTTTCTAACTATGACTGAGTTGGTGACCCAGTTGAAAGAAGTTCTACAATCAATTATGTTGTTTATCTGGGCTTCTCCCCAATCTCTTGGAGATCTAAAAAATAATGAGCAAATTTTCGATCATCTACCAAGGCCGTGTATAAGGTTGTTGTCGTACCATTGGTTGAGACTAACTGGATACCTAATATTGAACAACAACTTTGATTTCCCTTGCCAAAGATTCTTTATGACAATGTTAgcactacttttttttttcgtgAAAATCTAGTCTTTCACAACAGAATGAAACACATTGCATTTGACTTTCATTTTGTTCATGGCCAAGTTCAAGCTAATCTGCTGGAAGTTTGACATCAACATGCAGCTAACCAGGTTGACAAAGCCCTTAATTACCTCATGGTGCCTTTGATGGTCACTTTTTCAAGTTGTCTGTTGTCAATCTCAACAACAACTTGAGGGGACGTAAAACAAATCTCAGctgatttttttagaattgtttcttttattctaGGTTTCAGAggtttttgttagtttttttttttttaattatgttgttGCTTTGGTTAAGATACTTagtagtttgttttaatttttgaagattttatgGCTAGTGGTTAAGTTacttattaatttgttttagtcaTTGAAGATTTTATGTCTCAATACTCTTTATATAAATTGTTCTTTACATGAACAACAATTCAAGGTTTTCATTTCGCAATCCAGACTTTCTTTACTAATAACAATAGAGAAAGTATTGGATCAAACCACCCAACACAGCAAATATCCTGTCGAAACtacttttttgaaaacaaaaa from Gossypium raimondii isolate GPD5lz chromosome 1, ASM2569854v1, whole genome shotgun sequence harbors:
- the LOC105787151 gene encoding scopoletin 8-hydroxylase, with protein sequence MAPTFDNESSLFNFVVRDGNGVKGIVDSGISKVPQAYIQPHAEQIDKKSASKCEIPPIDLSKLDGPDHDEVVNQIVRASETLGFFQVVNHGVPVQLLDSLKQTAHNFFSLPAERKAVYRKEVSPSPLVKYGTSFVPEKERALEWKDYISMAYTNDDEALQQWPIECRDVALQFLKTSHEMVRNLLEALLGNLGEELDDSKIDAFIGKKMVNMNFYPTCPNPELTVGVGRHSDMGTLTILLQDGIGGLYVKVPEDVDMEKKGEWVEIPPIPGALVINVGDMLQIWSNGRYKSAEHRVRTTSTKSRVSIPIFTSPLPTQKVAPLPQVVKKDGVARYREFVFSNYMNSFFGNAHDGKKSLEFAQINSN